In Flavobacterium sp. WV_118_3, one DNA window encodes the following:
- a CDS encoding glycosyltransferase family 2 protein, with translation MITVIYPYRNRDLERVRRSLDSLQIQTDSRFKVVLVDYGSDRITAQAVQELAKQYAFVEYQYLFTTNQPWSRSIALNYAIRKADTDFCFMADIDMIFAPDFMAFANQHARLDEGLYFPVGFLSEAESSKKKSFDQYIPKFSSNSEAAGMSLFPTAKLHQIQGYDQFFHFWGSEDNDIHNRLKQSGCPIRFCDDKIRLLHQWHPNFRQTESALLKQELQLSGVAELNQEHFRFNQQRQFTTVNSENWGIVMDEKDYNFLQELPVQKITNRKSVIDHLVFGQLPQLKDGETLSVCIQEEPLYNSLKYKLKKLLGKKVPDYYTLKECNDLLLRHIVTQYAHLPYTYKISENLSGIEFKIKK, from the coding sequence ATGATAACCGTAATCTATCCCTATAGAAACCGGGATTTGGAACGCGTGCGACGTTCCCTGGATTCCTTACAGATCCAGACTGATAGCCGATTTAAAGTCGTATTGGTCGATTATGGATCGGATCGGATAACAGCGCAGGCCGTTCAGGAGTTGGCAAAGCAGTATGCTTTTGTCGAATACCAGTACCTTTTTACAACAAATCAGCCCTGGAGCAGGAGTATCGCCTTAAATTATGCGATCCGAAAGGCCGATACCGACTTTTGTTTTATGGCCGATATCGATATGATTTTTGCTCCGGATTTTATGGCATTTGCCAATCAGCATGCCCGATTGGACGAAGGCTTGTATTTCCCGGTAGGATTTCTATCGGAAGCGGAAAGCAGTAAAAAAAAATCATTTGATCAATATATACCAAAGTTTAGTAGTAATAGCGAAGCCGCAGGAATGTCGTTGTTTCCTACGGCAAAATTACATCAGATCCAGGGATACGACCAATTTTTTCATTTCTGGGGATCGGAAGACAACGATATTCACAATCGCCTAAAACAATCGGGCTGTCCGATTCGATTTTGCGACGATAAAATACGCCTGTTGCACCAATGGCATCCTAACTTCCGGCAAACGGAAAGCGCTCTGTTAAAACAGGAATTGCAACTTTCGGGTGTGGCCGAATTAAATCAGGAACATTTTCGGTTCAATCAGCAACGACAATTCACAACGGTTAACTCCGAAAACTGGGGTATCGTTATGGACGAAAAAGACTATAATTTCCTACAGGAGCTTCCGGTTCAAAAAATAACAAACCGTAAAAGTGTTATCGATCATTTGGTATTCGGTCAACTGCCACAATTGAAAGACGGCGAAACGCTTAGTGTTTGTATCCAAGAAGAGCCGTTGTATAACAGTTTAAAATACAAACTCAAAAAATTGCTGGGCAAAAAGGTGCCGGATTACTATACGCTAAAAGAGTGTAACGACCTGTTGTTACGCCACATCGTTACACAATATGCTCATTTGCCATATACCTACAAAATAAGCGAAAACCTTAGCGGTATCGAGTTTAAAATAAAAAAATAG
- a CDS encoding glycosyltransferase family 4 protein codes for MMHIAFLTPEYPHEKVLNSAGIGTSIKNLAVALVQKGVTVSVVVYGQTEDCVFEENGVTIYSVKKRKYKWATWYFYRKYLESYLNDLIVSEKITLVEAPDWTGITAFMTLKVPLIIRFHGSDAYFCHLENRPQKRKNFYFEKWGIQKAKAYIAPTTFAGALTKDIFNIRDKEIVTIHYGLNLEQFRDNGTHQEENGLLLYIGTIIRKKGVLELPGIMKHVMEQNPEARLILIGNDSSDITTGASSTWELLSDGLDDSLKDKIEYKGKIPYEKVRTYIEKAQVCVFPTFAETLGMVTIESMAMRKPVVNSNIGWANELIVDGESGFLVHPTDHKAYADRIVRLLNDSELRENMEKKAEARTHEKFNIAKTVEQNIAFYKKIIGT; via the coding sequence ATGATGCACATTGCTTTTTTAACACCGGAATACCCGCACGAAAAGGTACTGAACAGTGCCGGCATCGGAACCAGTATTAAAAATCTGGCCGTAGCATTAGTGCAAAAAGGGGTGACGGTATCGGTAGTGGTTTACGGACAAACGGAAGATTGTGTCTTTGAAGAAAACGGTGTCACGATTTATTCGGTCAAAAAACGAAAATACAAATGGGCAACCTGGTATTTTTATCGGAAATACCTGGAATCCTATCTGAATGATCTGATTGTTTCCGAAAAAATTACACTGGTCGAAGCGCCGGATTGGACAGGCATAACGGCTTTTATGACATTAAAAGTACCGTTGATCATCCGTTTTCATGGTAGCGATGCCTATTTCTGTCACCTGGAAAACAGACCGCAGAAACGGAAAAATTTCTATTTTGAAAAATGGGGTATCCAAAAGGCAAAAGCCTATATTGCTCCGACAACCTTTGCCGGTGCGCTAACAAAAGATATTTTTAATATCCGGGATAAAGAAATTGTAACGATTCATTATGGATTAAATCTGGAGCAATTCCGCGATAATGGAACGCATCAGGAAGAAAACGGACTATTGCTTTATATCGGGACGATTATCCGGAAGAAAGGTGTACTGGAATTACCCGGAATCATGAAACACGTGATGGAACAAAATCCGGAAGCGCGTTTAATTCTCATCGGGAATGATTCGTCCGATATTACAACCGGAGCATCGTCTACCTGGGAATTACTGTCAGATGGTCTTGATGATTCGCTAAAAGATAAAATAGAATACAAAGGGAAAATACCGTATGAAAAAGTACGGACGTATATCGAAAAAGCGCAGGTTTGTGTTTTTCCTACTTTTGCGGAAACCCTGGGAATGGTAACAATCGAATCGATGGCCATGCGAAAGCCGGTTGTGAATAGTAATATCGGTTGGGCTAACGAACTGATTGTGGACGGAGAAAGCGGTTTTCTGGTACATCCAACGGATCATAAAGCCTATGCCGACCGTATTGTGCGTTTGTTAAACGATTCGGAATTACGGGAAAATATGGAGAAAAAAGCCGAAGCAAGAACGCACGAGAAATTTAATATCGCGAAAACGGTTGAACAGAATATAGCCTTTTACAAAAAGATAATCGGAACATGA
- the neuC gene encoding UDP-N-acetylglucosamine 2-epimerase, with protein sequence MKKIVFLTGTRADFGKIKSLIQALEKQPDFIPYLFVTGMHLQQEYGYTWIEIERCGFTNLHAFENHTHETTMDLTLAKTIEGLSAYCKEIQPDMIIIHGDRVEALAGAIVGSLNNILVAHIEGGEISGTIDELIRHATSKMSHVHFVSNDTAKKRLIQMGELETSVSVIGSPDLDIMFSNTLPDLQTVKEYYEIDFDHYAVAMFHPVTTEFQNMQHYADNFVGALLEDDHPYVVIYPNNDLGNSAILKAYEKLKGNDRFRVFPSLRFEYFLTLLKNARFIIGNSSAGIREAPYYGLPIINIGSRQQNRSVNGDILNVTYDKAAIQEALKVIGAHTVQKITGDYGSGNSAELFVSSLKEANLWQLNHQKQFRDI encoded by the coding sequence ATGAAAAAAATTGTATTTCTAACCGGTACCCGTGCCGATTTCGGGAAAATCAAATCGCTGATCCAGGCTTTGGAAAAGCAACCGGATTTTATTCCGTATCTTTTTGTGACCGGTATGCACTTGCAACAGGAATACGGGTATACGTGGATTGAGATTGAACGCTGTGGATTTACGAATCTGCATGCGTTTGAAAATCATACCCACGAAACAACAATGGATCTGACACTGGCCAAAACCATCGAAGGGTTGTCGGCTTACTGTAAAGAGATCCAACCGGATATGATTATCATTCACGGCGACAGGGTAGAAGCGTTGGCGGGCGCTATTGTAGGATCGCTCAACAATATCCTGGTAGCGCATATTGAAGGTGGTGAAATTTCCGGAACGATAGACGAATTGATCCGACATGCAACCAGTAAGATGAGTCACGTTCATTTTGTGTCGAATGATACGGCCAAAAAGCGATTGATACAGATGGGGGAATTGGAAACGTCGGTATCGGTTATCGGCTCTCCGGATTTGGATATTATGTTTTCCAACACACTTCCCGACCTGCAAACCGTAAAAGAATACTATGAAATAGATTTTGATCATTATGCGGTGGCCATGTTCCATCCGGTGACAACCGAATTTCAGAACATGCAACACTATGCCGATAATTTTGTTGGCGCATTATTAGAAGATGATCACCCGTATGTGGTCATTTATCCGAATAATGATTTGGGGAATTCAGCTATACTGAAAGCATACGAAAAATTAAAAGGGAATGATCGCTTTCGGGTTTTTCCGTCATTGCGGTTTGAATACTTTCTGACTTTGCTCAAAAATGCCCGTTTTATTATCGGGAACAGTAGTGCCGGAATCAGAGAGGCACCGTATTATGGTTTGCCGATCATTAACATCGGCAGTCGTCAGCAAAATCGTTCTGTAAATGGTGATATTTTAAATGTTACCTACGATAAAGCGGCTATTCAGGAAGCGTTAAAGGTTATCGGTGCACATACGGTTCAAAAAATAACCGGTGATTATGGTAGCGGAAATAGTGCCGAATTATTTGTCAGTTCTCTTAAAGAAGCGAATCTTTGGCAATTGAACCACCAAAAACAATTTAGGGATATTTAA
- a CDS encoding glycosyltransferase: MKNALIICTYKRAQSVLRLLQSVAVQTCYPDAILIVDGSPDNETKIILQENPFQNLKYHKVTPENRGLTKQRNVGINLVPADCDIICFLDDDTILEKDYFEALLKTYTLYPDAKGVGGYITNEVKWKPIAPGYTISKNEFEYDGWVRKDGSRFVLRKKLGLDADRPPGFLPTFSHGRSVSFLPPSGKTYPVEQLMGGVSSFKKEIFQNFRFSDYFEGYGLYEDADFCLRVSKIEKLYVNTNARLEHHHDASGRPNQYHYGRMVVRNGWYVWKVAYPNTDWKATLKWHAIICLLLLIRISNIFTTSNKKAAFTESLGRFSGWISLLFNQPKVKV; encoded by the coding sequence ATGAAAAACGCATTGATCATCTGTACTTATAAAAGAGCGCAATCGGTATTGCGATTGTTGCAATCGGTGGCGGTGCAAACCTGTTATCCGGATGCGATTCTTATTGTCGATGGTTCGCCAGACAATGAAACAAAAATCATTTTACAGGAAAATCCCTTTCAAAATTTAAAATACCATAAAGTTACGCCGGAAAACAGAGGGCTTACCAAACAACGCAATGTTGGGATCAATCTTGTTCCGGCGGATTGTGATATCATCTGTTTTTTAGACGATGATACCATTCTGGAAAAAGACTATTTTGAAGCATTGCTTAAAACGTATACGTTATATCCCGATGCCAAAGGCGTGGGAGGTTATATTACCAACGAGGTAAAATGGAAACCGATCGCACCGGGCTATACGATTTCGAAAAATGAATTCGAATACGACGGATGGGTACGTAAAGACGGTAGTCGTTTTGTGTTGCGAAAAAAGCTGGGACTGGATGCCGATAGACCACCCGGGTTTTTGCCGACGTTTTCACACGGACGAAGTGTTAGTTTTTTACCGCCTTCCGGAAAAACGTATCCTGTGGAACAACTCATGGGGGGTGTTTCGTCTTTTAAAAAAGAAATTTTTCAAAACTTCCGTTTTTCGGACTATTTCGAGGGCTATGGTTTGTATGAAGATGCCGATTTCTGTCTTCGGGTTTCGAAAATAGAAAAATTATATGTCAATACCAACGCCCGACTGGAACATCATCACGATGCTTCCGGGCGGCCGAATCAGTATCACTATGGCCGAATGGTGGTTCGCAACGGGTGGTATGTCTGGAAAGTTGCCTATCCCAATACGGATTGGAAGGCTACCTTAAAATGGCATGCAATTATCTGCCTGCTACTTTTGATCCGAATTAGTAATATCTTTACAACGTCCAACAAAAAAGCAGCTTTTACCGAGTCGTTGGGGCGTTTCTCCGGATGGATCAGTCTGTTGTTTAATCAACCAAAGGTAAAGGTGTAA
- a CDS encoding acylneuraminate cytidylyltransferase family protein, whose product MKTIAVIPARGGSKRLPGKNIKPLGGIPLIVHSIEYAKANADIIDAIVVSTDDPEIKKIALDYGTIVIDRPAALAGDLEPTVTALKHVLESLTEKPENVVLLQATNPLRPVALLRDSFEKYSATGADSLFSVTPIIRKLGKITQSRYVPFNYEIGQRSQDMEPLYFENGLLYISKSKLILEEQKIISEQAIPWIVEHPFAELDIDTEADFEYASYLYHNHKTPNK is encoded by the coding sequence ATGAAAACGATAGCTGTAATACCGGCTCGAGGAGGCTCGAAACGACTTCCCGGGAAAAATATAAAACCACTCGGAGGGATACCGCTTATCGTGCATTCCATCGAATATGCCAAAGCTAATGCGGATATAATCGATGCTATAGTAGTAAGTACCGATGATCCGGAAATCAAAAAAATAGCCCTGGATTACGGAACGATTGTAATCGACAGACCTGCTGCGCTTGCGGGCGATTTGGAACCAACGGTGACCGCTTTAAAACATGTGTTGGAATCGCTAACGGAAAAACCGGAAAATGTCGTTTTATTACAGGCGACAAATCCGTTACGACCGGTAGCATTACTTCGGGACAGTTTTGAAAAATATAGCGCGACCGGAGCCGATAGTTTGTTTTCGGTAACCCCCATAATCCGTAAATTAGGAAAAATAACCCAATCCCGATACGTTCCGTTTAATTATGAAATCGGACAACGAAGTCAGGATATGGAACCTTTATATTTTGAAAACGGATTGTTATACATCAGTAAATCCAAACTTATTTTAGAAGAACAAAAAATTATTAGCGAACAGGCTATTCCCTGGATTGTGGAGCATCCGTTTGCCGAACTGGATATCGATACGGAAGCCGATTTTGAATATGCATCCTATCTGTATCACAACCATAAAACACCAAATAAATGA
- the neuB gene encoding N-acetylneuraminate synthase — protein MNPYIEIAGRKIGPDYPPLVIAEIGINHEGSLQTAKEMVDAAFRAGVEVVKHQTHIVADEMSGAAKKVIPGNADVSIYEIMERCALNEAEELELKNYVESKGMIFISTPFSRAAAERLRKFDIPAYKIGSGECNNYPLLEHIASFGKPVILSTGMNTIESIRKAVAIFDKHKVPVALLHTTNLYPTPIHLVRFGAMTEMHNAFPNKVFGLSDHTLNNNACLGAVALGASILERHFTDHMERTGPDIVCSMDEQNCADLIRNAAEIALMRGGTKQPAKEEQVTIDFAFATLCTIQNIKKGALFTKENIWVKRPGTGKILAEHFESVLGKTAGRDIANDEQLSWDDIV, from the coding sequence ATGAATCCTTATATTGAAATAGCCGGAAGAAAAATCGGACCGGATTATCCGCCATTGGTAATTGCCGAAATCGGAATTAATCACGAAGGTTCCCTGCAAACGGCCAAAGAAATGGTCGATGCGGCTTTTCGAGCCGGTGTGGAAGTGGTGAAACATCAGACCCATATTGTAGCCGATGAAATGAGTGGTGCCGCCAAAAAGGTAATACCCGGTAATGCCGATGTGTCGATCTATGAAATTATGGAACGATGTGCGTTAAATGAAGCCGAAGAATTAGAATTGAAAAATTATGTGGAAAGCAAAGGCATGATTTTTATTTCGACACCGTTTTCGAGAGCGGCAGCCGAACGATTGCGAAAATTCGATATCCCGGCCTATAAGATTGGTTCGGGCGAATGCAACAATTATCCGTTACTGGAGCATATCGCATCTTTTGGAAAACCGGTAATTCTAAGTACCGGGATGAATACCATTGAAAGTATCCGTAAAGCCGTGGCTATTTTTGATAAACACAAGGTGCCGGTAGCACTGTTGCATACCACGAATTTGTATCCTACACCAATCCATTTGGTTCGTTTTGGAGCGATGACCGAAATGCACAATGCCTTCCCAAATAAGGTTTTTGGATTAAGTGATCATACATTAAATAACAACGCTTGTCTTGGAGCGGTAGCCTTGGGAGCGTCCATTTTGGAACGTCATTTTACCGATCATATGGAACGCACCGGACCGGATATTGTTTGCAGTATGGACGAACAAAATTGTGCCGATCTGATCCGCAATGCGGCGGAGATTGCACTAATGCGAGGCGGAACCAAACAACCGGCAAAAGAGGAACAGGTCACCATCGATTTTGCATTTGCAACTTTGTGTACGATTCAGAATATCAAAAAAGGAGCCCTTTTTACAAAAGAAAATATCTGGGTAAAACGTCCCGGAACCGGAAAAATACTGGCCGAACATTTCGAATCCGTATTGGGTAAAACCGCCGGACGGGATATTGCTAACGACGAACAGCTAAGCTGGGATGATATAGTATAA
- a CDS encoding UDP-glycosyltransferase, producing MSKNKIFILLPDGIGLRNFAYSRFHELGVEQGYDVVFWNNTPFQLTDLGFQEIVIREAKSNKRTEVYKNARKQIELNRNKRQFNDAVYDTYRFPYSYRNIKTALKSMATQWLAWRYTSDSGIFKIRRNIRELEKQTAYFRECKKVLETEKPAMVFCTNQRPMTAIAPLLAAQELGIPTVTFIFSWDNLPKATMVVETDYYFVWSDFMKAELLKFYPYIKAESVFVTGTPQFESHFEKERLLSREAFFQANGLDPDKKYICYSGDDITTCPDDPDYLENVAEAIETLNREGQALGILFRRCPVDFSDRFDSVLQKYKHLIVPVNPKWEKKGGMWNTILPTPDDLDLQMNTIAHTEMVINLGSSMVFDYAAHHKPCAYINYDVENKKIADWSVKKIYNYLHFRSMPDPTAVIWLNDKNTIDAAIREVVVHGNSDTTKAEAWFRIINAIPPEMASKNIWNAINTLLS from the coding sequence ATGTCAAAAAACAAGATTTTTATTTTGCTTCCGGACGGAATTGGGCTTCGCAATTTTGCGTATTCCCGTTTCCACGAATTGGGAGTCGAACAAGGCTACGATGTGGTTTTCTGGAATAACACCCCTTTTCAGCTAACCGATTTAGGGTTTCAGGAAATTGTAATCCGCGAAGCGAAAAGTAACAAACGTACCGAAGTCTATAAAAATGCCCGGAAACAAATTGAATTAAACCGGAATAAAAGACAATTTAATGATGCGGTTTACGATACCTATCGGTTTCCGTATTCGTATAGAAATATAAAAACAGCACTTAAAAGTATGGCGACCCAATGGTTGGCTTGGCGCTATACATCCGATAGCGGAATCTTTAAAATCCGACGAAATATCCGCGAACTCGAAAAACAAACGGCCTATTTCCGGGAGTGTAAAAAAGTGTTGGAAACGGAAAAACCGGCGATGGTATTCTGTACCAATCAACGACCAATGACCGCTATTGCGCCACTTTTGGCCGCGCAGGAACTGGGAATTCCCACGGTAACGTTTATTTTTTCATGGGATAACCTGCCCAAAGCTACAATGGTGGTCGAAACCGACTATTATTTTGTCTGGAGCGATTTTATGAAAGCGGAACTTTTAAAGTTTTATCCGTATATTAAAGCAGAATCCGTTTTTGTAACGGGAACACCGCAATTCGAATCGCATTTTGAAAAAGAACGATTGCTTTCGAGAGAAGCCTTTTTTCAAGCCAATGGATTGGATCCGGATAAAAAATATATCTGTTATTCCGGAGACGATATCACCACCTGTCCCGATGATCCGGATTACCTGGAAAATGTAGCGGAGGCTATCGAAACACTCAATCGGGAAGGGCAAGCATTGGGAATTTTGTTCCGTAGATGTCCGGTGGATTTTTCGGATCGTTTCGATTCGGTACTACAAAAATACAAACACCTTATCGTACCGGTAAATCCCAAATGGGAAAAAAAAGGAGGGATGTGGAATACGATTCTACCTACTCCGGATGATTTGGATTTGCAAATGAATACAATTGCTCATACTGAAATGGTGATCAACCTGGGATCGTCGATGGTTTTTGATTATGCCGCACATCACAAACCGTGCGCCTATATCAATTATGATGTTGAAAATAAAAAAATAGCCGACTGGTCGGTGAAAAAGATTTACAACTATTTGCATTTCCGTTCGATGCCCGATCCGACAGCGGTGATCTGGTTGAACGATAAAAATACGATCGACGCTGCGATTCGGGAAGTGGTCGTTCACGGAAACAGCGATACGACAAAAGCCGAAGCGTGGTTCCGGATTATCAATGCGATTCCGCCCGAAATGGCTTCAAAAAATATATGGAACGCGATTAATACCCTGTTGTCATGA
- a CDS encoding glycosyltransferase encodes MIVVYHHQNTVATVLDLENGSAIAVPDSGNIARSLLRLATNNPDRLLLWCDTNYREELHLEKIAKLFSHKKRMLSYGIGNFIPDAIGYVDESLFANPNRNVTFPTWQMHVTVGGIYAETLNALKGIKADRNFAYFLCSLAKCGMVTGLECCSEPSLLRKQLDPKIKTGPKASNQLLFQFVKQQYRSRWILMLLLNLFLYERKVTLFPLMSALLYKRRILSGVALNNSTEPITDIKPFAFDVIIPTIGRKMFLYDVLRDLSAQTLKPKRVILIEQNPVADSSSELDYLTKESWPFEIIHRFIHQTGACNARNIALSLVQSEWVFLADDDIRFQSDFLEQASREIDKTGGKAFTLSCLQKDDIPKYTNRLQWENFGSGCSIVHRDALQGLKFDMRFENGFGEDTDFGMQLRNKGYDILYLPQPEILHLKAPVGGFRTRPVLEWQNDEVQPKPSPTVMLFRLLHYTKQQLLGYKTTLCIKFYTIQSDKNPIRYYKKFRKAWNRSTYWANVLKERS; translated from the coding sequence ATGATTGTAGTGTACCATCATCAAAATACCGTCGCGACTGTTTTGGACCTCGAAAATGGTTCGGCAATCGCGGTTCCGGATTCCGGGAATATAGCCCGTAGTTTGCTACGCCTGGCAACGAACAATCCGGATCGGTTGTTACTTTGGTGCGATACGAATTATCGTGAGGAGCTTCATTTGGAAAAAATAGCGAAACTATTTTCGCATAAAAAAAGAATGCTATCCTATGGAATCGGAAATTTTATACCGGATGCTATTGGTTATGTAGACGAGAGTTTGTTTGCCAATCCCAATCGAAACGTAACATTCCCAACCTGGCAAATGCATGTCACGGTAGGCGGAATATATGCCGAAACTTTAAACGCATTAAAAGGCATAAAAGCCGACCGGAATTTTGCCTATTTTTTATGTTCTCTGGCGAAATGTGGAATGGTTACCGGATTAGAATGTTGCTCGGAACCATCACTACTTCGAAAGCAATTGGATCCCAAAATTAAAACCGGACCGAAAGCATCGAATCAATTATTGTTCCAATTTGTAAAACAACAGTATCGCAGTCGTTGGATTTTGATGTTGTTGTTAAATCTGTTCTTGTACGAACGAAAAGTAACGCTATTTCCTTTGATGTCAGCTTTATTGTATAAACGAAGAATACTCTCCGGTGTAGCACTCAACAATAGCACTGAACCAATAACCGATATAAAACCTTTTGCGTTTGACGTTATCATTCCGACCATCGGTCGAAAAATGTTTTTATATGATGTCTTACGGGACTTGTCGGCTCAGACATTAAAACCGAAACGAGTAATCCTGATAGAACAAAATCCGGTGGCAGATAGTAGTAGCGAATTGGATTATCTAACAAAGGAATCATGGCCTTTTGAAATCATACACCGTTTTATACATCAAACCGGAGCTTGTAATGCGCGGAATATAGCTTTGTCGTTGGTACAAAGTGAATGGGTATTTCTGGCGGATGACGATATTCGGTTTCAGTCGGATTTTTTAGAACAAGCAAGCCGCGAAATTGACAAAACTGGAGGAAAGGCCTTTACGCTAAGTTGTCTGCAAAAAGACGATATCCCGAAATATACCAACCGCCTGCAGTGGGAAAATTTTGGCTCAGGTTGTAGTATTGTACATCGCGATGCCTTGCAAGGACTTAAATTTGACATGCGGTTTGAAAACGGTTTTGGAGAAGATACCGATTTTGGAATGCAACTCCGCAATAAGGGATATGATATCTTATATTTACCACAACCTGAAATACTACATCTGAAAGCACCTGTTGGAGGTTTTAGAACCCGTCCCGTTTTGGAATGGCAAAACGATGAGGTACAACCCAAACCATCGCCTACAGTGATGCTGTTCCGACTGCTACATTATACCAAACAACAACTATTAGGATACAAGACCACACTTTGTATCAAGTTTTATACAATTCAATCGGACAAAAATCCGATACGCTATTATAAAAAGTTCCGTAAAGCCTGGAACCGAAGTACCTATTGGGCAAATGTTTTAAAAGAACGATCATGA
- a CDS encoding glycosyltransferase family 4 protein, which produces MVANFPKVILISQLPLPYPKIGSWTTLYKNYLESNHQIDYIICEQPEKRFESVIYTLVENTLQAKIIRKWKKNRYMGYLNALEELLQQDQKYIIQIVDNYGIVKPLLKFLSESGFRQHCYLQFCYHGFPPFYENFAGRWFFEAIDEMIVLTHDSYKAHKNYYTILPTRFSVLHNGVDTKKFYPIATDARQLLKEEYGVINKKVFVWCAQDRPKKGLHIVLDAWKSVIEKRNDCVLWIIGTEPKEAMEGVRYFGKIPNDELPKYLQAADCYLFSTLCHEGFGLSLIEALHCGNYCIASALGGVPEVLQYGKFGKLIESPHFVSEWEKAMLDFAENSEQTFVFDRSLYTTENWNTGMNTIIASAQKKMAQ; this is translated from the coding sequence ATGGTAGCAAATTTCCCCAAGGTAATCCTTATTTCGCAACTGCCACTGCCTTATCCGAAAATAGGGAGCTGGACAACCTTGTATAAGAATTACTTAGAAAGTAATCACCAGATCGATTATATTATCTGTGAACAACCGGAAAAAAGATTCGAATCCGTAATTTATACGTTGGTTGAAAATACCTTACAGGCAAAAATCATCCGAAAATGGAAGAAAAACCGCTATATGGGATATTTGAATGCGTTGGAAGAATTGTTACAGCAGGATCAGAAATACATCATTCAGATTGTCGATAACTATGGAATCGTAAAACCTCTGCTAAAATTCCTTTCGGAAAGTGGCTTTCGTCAGCATTGCTATTTGCAATTCTGCTACCATGGCTTTCCACCTTTCTACGAAAATTTTGCCGGACGTTGGTTTTTTGAAGCGATCGACGAGATGATAGTACTTACGCACGATTCGTATAAAGCCCATAAAAACTATTACACCATTTTGCCAACCCGGTTTTCGGTACTTCATAATGGCGTGGATACTAAAAAGTTTTACCCGATTGCAACAGATGCCAGACAACTTCTAAAAGAAGAATATGGCGTGATCAATAAAAAAGTTTTTGTCTGGTGTGCACAGGATCGTCCTAAAAAAGGATTGCATATTGTTTTGGATGCCTGGAAAAGCGTGATCGAAAAAAGAAACGATTGTGTATTGTGGATTATCGGAACTGAACCCAAAGAAGCGATGGAAGGCGTTCGTTATTTTGGAAAAATCCCAAATGATGAATTGCCAAAATACTTGCAGGCAGCCGATTGCTATTTGTTTTCAACGCTGTGTCACGAAGGTTTTGGCTTAAGCCTTATCGAAGCCTTGCATTGTGGCAATTATTGCATCGCATCCGCTTTAGGAGGAGTTCCCGAAGTATTGCAATACGGAAAGTTTGGAAAACTAATCGAAAGTCCGCATTTTGTCTCCGAATGGGAAAAAGCCATGTTGGATTTTGCCGAAAATTCCGAACAAACATTTGTCTTTGATAGGTCTTTGTATACCACCGAAAACTGGAATACAGGAATGAATACGATTATTGCATCTGCTCAAAAGAAAATGGCCCAATGA